Proteins from a genomic interval of Candidatus Methanoperedens sp.:
- a CDS encoding glycosyltransferase family 4 protein produces MIRIAMVCHRYYPDIGGVETHVSEISERLAKRGFDVEVICTDPAWKYPTHENHNGIKITRFKSFAPRNAFYFAPQVYWYLKNRHYDIVHAHNYHAFPALFASAASRGKFIFTPHYHGGSYSYLRNLLLKPYLWVGRSIFEKADKVICVSKFELKLIENDFKVSPSKLVHIPNGLNREEFKIIGELKKQSKIILYVGRMESYKGVQYLIEVLPLLKDYRLKLIGKGIYEKKLRELALRFDVNNRIDWLKDIKRDELLSHFVSADVFVNLSIFEAYGITVAEALACGTPCIVAIGGALEEFVDGKGCVGLSYPIDMKALAEAIESSKKITPREMPDWDDVTDKLIKIYSA; encoded by the coding sequence ATGATTAGAATCGCTATGGTATGCCACAGGTACTATCCTGATATCGGCGGGGTGGAAACACATGTCAGCGAAATCAGTGAACGTCTTGCGAAGCGTGGTTTTGACGTTGAGGTCATATGTACCGATCCAGCATGGAAATATCCAACGCATGAAAATCATAACGGGATAAAAATTACGCGTTTCAAGTCGTTTGCACCAAGGAATGCTTTCTATTTTGCGCCTCAAGTGTACTGGTACCTGAAGAACCGGCACTATGACATAGTGCATGCCCATAATTATCATGCATTTCCGGCCCTCTTTGCATCCGCCGCCTCAAGGGGAAAATTCATTTTTACACCTCATTACCACGGTGGCAGCTATTCCTATCTTAGAAACCTGCTCCTCAAACCCTACCTTTGGGTTGGACGATCTATATTTGAAAAGGCGGATAAAGTAATATGCGTGTCAAAATTCGAATTGAAACTTATTGAGAATGATTTTAAAGTTTCACCTTCAAAGCTCGTTCATATCCCCAATGGATTAAACCGGGAAGAGTTTAAAATTATAGGAGAATTAAAAAAACAATCAAAGATTATTCTCTATGTGGGACGAATGGAATCCTACAAGGGTGTACAATATCTAATAGAAGTGCTGCCCCTATTGAAAGATTATCGTCTCAAGTTGATAGGGAAGGGGATATATGAGAAAAAGTTGCGCGAATTAGCCCTGAGATTTGACGTAAATAACAGGATTGATTGGCTAAAGGACATCAAAAGAGATGAACTGCTATCGCACTTTGTATCGGCTGATGTTTTTGTTAATCTTTCTATATTTGAGGCTTACGGGATAACGGTTGCTGAGGCACTCGCATGCGGTACCCCCTGTATCGTGGCGATTGGAGGAGCACTGGAAGAATTTGTTGATGGGAAAGGTTGCGTGGGACTAAGCTATCCAATCGACATGAAAGCCCTGGCAGAGGCTATCGAGAGCAGCAAAAAAATAACTCCGAGAGAAATGCCGGATTGGGATGATGTTACAGACAAACTCATAAAAATATATTCAGCCTGA
- the tgtA gene encoding tRNA guanosine(15) transglycosylase TgtA, protein MPPIFEIINKDICGRIGRLETPHGTVETPVIMPVVNPNIQTIRPDELRDIGAEIIITNSYIIYRKPELRERALREGLHSLLGFDGPIMTDSGSYQLSVYGEVEVNNKEIVQFQQEIGSDIGVPLDIPTPPDVSRERAESELEITQKRAKEALGLKKDMLLAGPVQGSTFPDLRERAARELSQLDFDIYPLGAVVPLMENYRYSDLVDVIVASKKGLSPSAPVHLFGAGHPAMFSLAVALGCDLFDSASYALYAKEGRYMTVRGTYHLDKLQYLPCSCPVCISHDAGKLMKSEKREELLARHNLYATFEEMREVKQAIKEGSLWELVEQRCRSHPQLLNGLKRALHYSDWIEQFQPVSRSTFFYGGPESAQRPEISRCRKKLRNLDLRGKVLIREHRLEKEEDFDWVLEFKAPFGAYPLELKETYPFNAEVIDEPDYEALTVALQNTLELIEANHEAEFTFVYEREHPLMEEIAQRAMLITKREDGRI, encoded by the coding sequence ATGCCCCCAATATTCGAAATTATAAACAAGGACATCTGCGGTCGCATCGGGCGCCTTGAAACGCCGCATGGCACGGTGGAAACACCTGTTATTATGCCGGTTGTCAATCCCAATATCCAGACTATCAGGCCCGATGAACTCCGGGACATAGGTGCTGAAATCATAATAACGAATTCCTATATCATTTATCGAAAACCGGAGCTCAGGGAGCGCGCCCTGAGAGAGGGATTGCACTCTCTTCTGGGTTTTGACGGCCCGATAATGACAGATTCTGGGTCCTACCAGTTATCTGTTTATGGTGAAGTGGAAGTGAATAATAAGGAAATAGTCCAATTCCAGCAGGAGATAGGCTCTGATATCGGCGTTCCGCTGGATATTCCCACGCCTCCGGATGTATCCAGAGAGCGGGCCGAATCGGAACTTGAAATAACCCAAAAGAGAGCAAAAGAAGCCCTGGGTTTAAAAAAGGATATGCTTCTGGCCGGACCTGTGCAGGGATCTACATTCCCTGATTTGCGTGAGCGCGCTGCGCGGGAGTTGAGCCAGCTTGATTTCGACATTTATCCGCTTGGGGCAGTTGTTCCCTTGATGGAAAATTACCGCTATTCAGACCTCGTGGACGTTATCGTGGCATCGAAAAAAGGACTCTCACCTTCAGCTCCGGTCCACCTTTTTGGTGCTGGACACCCTGCGATGTTCTCCCTGGCGGTCGCGCTTGGCTGTGATCTATTCGATTCTGCCTCATATGCCCTCTATGCCAAAGAGGGGCGGTACATGACAGTAAGGGGCACGTATCATCTGGATAAGCTCCAGTACCTGCCATGCTCATGCCCTGTATGTATTTCCCATGACGCGGGGAAGCTGATGAAAAGCGAAAAGCGGGAAGAACTGCTCGCGCGCCATAATCTCTACGCGACCTTCGAAGAGATGCGCGAAGTCAAGCAGGCAATAAAAGAAGGGAGCCTCTGGGAACTTGTGGAGCAGCGGTGCAGGTCACATCCCCAGCTCCTCAACGGGCTTAAGCGCGCGCTCCATTACTCGGACTGGATAGAACAGTTCCAGCCAGTATCGAGATCCACCTTCTTTTACGGGGGGCCGGAATCGGCGCAGAGACCTGAGATATCAAGGTGCAGGAAAAAGCTCAGGAATCTCGATCTCAGGGGGAAAGTCCTGATCAGGGAACACAGGCTTGAAAAAGAGGAAGATTTCGACTGGGTACTTGAATTCAAAGCACCCTTTGGCGCATATCCGCTTGAACTCAAGGAAACGTATCCCTTCAATGCCGAGGTGATCGATGAACCGGACTATGAGGCGCTGACGGTCGCGCTTCAAAATACTCTTGAACTGATTGAGGCGAATCATGAGGCTGAGTTCACGTTCGTGTATGAGAGGGAGCATCCACTGATGGAAGAAATCGCGCAAAGAGCTATGTTGATAACAAAAAGAGAAGATGGGCGCATTTGA
- a CDS encoding glycosyltransferase family 4 protein: MKVAFFAFDIFSPSATAGFVHTIEMAKNLKSLVDLKLFVAPSIKRALNPFLWNERVEGLELDYARFTLWFKPYLIPFVPFNFLSYYSVYNKTKEFHPDIIHERFHSPNPFGYHISEKIGAPRILEVNSPYIEDEAYKSKTLIKIAEKDRKRQFEHADAIITQTETLKKVISNVTDVPVYVVPNGVNTTKFRPIDSHSLRKRLGIPENAIVIAFSGSFRKWHGVHLIPKMARILMEKYSDVYFLMIGSGYLYENIRNSGMKNTIFLGSVNYNSLPAYLSMSDICVAPFDASEFEYFDKLGFWWNPLKLFEYLSMGKPVISFDFDEVKKIIGNGGLLARAGDLDDFIKKLEYLINNKNERQKLGDNARILAFREYDWKKRAQETVNIYQKVL; encoded by the coding sequence ATGAAAGTTGCCTTTTTTGCATTTGATATTTTTTCACCCTCGGCTACAGCTGGTTTTGTCCATACGATCGAAATGGCAAAAAATTTGAAATCGCTGGTGGATTTAAAATTGTTTGTTGCACCATCTATCAAGAGAGCTTTGAATCCTTTTCTCTGGAACGAACGAGTTGAGGGTTTGGAGTTAGATTATGCGAGATTCACCCTGTGGTTCAAACCTTACCTAATTCCTTTTGTTCCCTTTAATTTTTTAAGTTACTATTCCGTATATAATAAAACAAAGGAGTTTCATCCGGATATTATCCATGAACGTTTCCATTCGCCTAACCCGTTTGGATATCATATTTCGGAAAAGATAGGTGCGCCAAGGATTTTGGAAGTGAACAGCCCATACATAGAGGATGAGGCCTATAAAAGCAAGACATTAATAAAGATAGCAGAAAAGGACAGGAAAAGACAGTTTGAGCATGCTGATGCAATCATAACTCAAACAGAGACATTGAAAAAAGTAATCTCAAATGTTACTGACGTCCCCGTATATGTAGTTCCAAATGGCGTAAATACCACAAAATTCAGACCAATTGATTCGCACTCACTCCGAAAAAGGCTCGGTATACCCGAAAATGCAATAGTGATCGCCTTCAGCGGTTCTTTCAGGAAGTGGCATGGTGTGCATCTTATCCCGAAAATGGCCAGAATACTCATGGAAAAATACAGCGATGTATATTTTTTAATGATCGGTTCAGGGTATCTATATGAAAACATCAGAAATTCAGGGATGAAGAATACGATCTTTTTGGGATCGGTTAATTATAATTCATTACCGGCCTATTTGAGCATGTCTGATATCTGTGTGGCACCTTTTGATGCCTCCGAATTCGAATACTTTGATAAACTCGGGTTCTGGTGGAATCCTTTGAAACTTTTTGAATATCTAAGCATGGGAAAACCGGTTATTTCTTTCGATTTTGATGAAGTGAAAAAGATCATCGGAAATGGCGGTCTCCTTGCCCGGGCAGGAGATTTAGATGATTTCATAAAAAAATTGGAATACCTGATAAATAATAAAAATGAGAGACAGAAGCTCGGAGATAATGCCCGGATTTTGGCATTTCGAGAATATGACTGGAAAAAGCGTGCGCAAGAAACTGTGAATATCTATCAAAAGGTATTATGA
- a CDS encoding sugar phosphate nucleotidyltransferase, with protein MNSESKIMKAVILAAGEGLRCRPLTSSRSKVMLPVANKPLLEHIIQALLENDIKEIILVVGYKKERIMDYFGDGLEFGVKINYVAQDAQLGTAHAIKQVRKSIDGDFLVLNGDNLINADTISDLLSGKKGEFALLAVEREQTYGYGVIISKNGKVSKIMEKPKEVVSHLVNAGAYLFTPWIFEEIDKTPLSEMGEYAITDTIQQMIIDGKEVSMVVSKSMWIDAVHSWDFLKANSIVLEECKRDLKGTVENNVSIKGNVILGVNSIIRGGCYIIGPVIIGRNCDIGPNTVLLPSTAIGDNTTIGSSTEIQNSIIMNDVRVGSNSYISNSIIGANNNISPHFSTEVGHDLLIELKGTLHKADLLGTVIGDDNIIANRVSIKAGKTIANNCCVETGTTIHKDIPPGSIVV; from the coding sequence ATGAACAGCGAAAGCAAAATCATGAAGGCAGTAATTCTGGCAGCCGGGGAAGGTCTGCGCTGCCGCCCGCTTACTTCGAGCCGGTCCAAGGTCATGTTACCTGTTGCAAATAAACCTCTGCTAGAGCATATCATTCAAGCGCTTCTTGAAAATGATATAAAGGAAATTATCCTGGTGGTGGGATACAAGAAGGAGAGGATAATGGATTATTTTGGAGATGGCCTTGAATTTGGCGTGAAGATCAATTACGTGGCCCAGGATGCCCAACTCGGCACCGCTCATGCTATAAAACAGGTGCGGAAATCTATAGACGGCGATTTTCTGGTTCTGAACGGAGATAACCTCATTAATGCCGATACCATTTCAGATCTTTTGTCAGGAAAGAAAGGCGAATTCGCGCTGCTTGCCGTCGAACGAGAACAGACATACGGCTACGGAGTTATAATTTCCAAGAATGGGAAGGTTTCCAAAATAATGGAAAAACCAAAAGAAGTTGTAAGCCATCTTGTGAATGCTGGTGCATACTTATTCACTCCCTGGATTTTCGAGGAGATAGACAAAACACCGCTATCTGAAATGGGGGAATATGCAATTACAGATACGATACAGCAAATGATAATTGATGGAAAGGAAGTCAGCATGGTAGTCTCAAAATCCATGTGGATAGATGCGGTTCATTCATGGGACTTCCTTAAAGCCAATTCTATAGTTCTGGAAGAATGCAAGAGGGACTTAAAAGGAACCGTTGAAAATAATGTTTCTATAAAGGGAAATGTGATATTGGGGGTGAACAGTATCATACGGGGGGGTTGTTACATCATTGGACCTGTGATCATCGGGAGAAACTGCGATATAGGTCCCAACACCGTCCTTTTGCCGTCAACGGCCATAGGTGATAATACCACAATCGGTTCATCAACCGAAATTCAGAATAGCATAATAATGAATGATGTACGTGTTGGGAGCAACTCATACATATCCAACTCCATTATAGGGGCTAACAACAATATTAGCCCGCATTTCTCAACCGAAGTAGGCCATGACCTTTTGATCGAGTTGAAAGGGACGTTACACAAGGCAGATTTGCTGGGGACCGTGATTGGAGACGACAATATCATAGCAAATCGGGTCTCAATAAAAGCAGGGAAGACTATAGCAAATAACTGTTGTGTCGAAACCGGGACAACGATCCATAAAGATATTCCACCTGGTTCTATCGTGGTCTGA
- the glmS gene encoding glutamine--fructose-6-phosphate transaminase (isomerizing) gives MCGIVGYSGRREAAPILIDSLKRLEYRGYDSAGIAILNKGGIEVYKDKGKISELEKSLPDLHGTVGIGHTRWATHGKPDKVNAHPHSSGNISVVHNGIVENYQQLKEKLQQSGYLFVSETDTEALAHLINHNYKNNLADAVISALKEVKGSYAIAAISGSELVAARKDSPLVIGVGENENFVASDVPAILKYTRKMIYLNDMEVASITPESVSIIDSSGNPVQKMEHIIHWDLEAAEKSGYEHFMLKEIHEQPRALHETFAGRISEMEGAISLEGMNLTETQIMEISRISIIACGTSFNAGLLGKNLFEQFAQVHVDVEIASEFRYSHSSPGSLVIVISQSGETADTLAALREAKSSGCKTLAITNVMGSTITREVDSVIYTRSGPEIGVAATKTFISQLGVLYLLAFYFGKIKGNISRDRMKQLLGSMKQIPGQITRILNNKENIIKYSEHFSSSLDFFFIGRTLNYPIALEGALKLKEISYIHAEGYPAGELKHGPLALITKNTPVVAIATRGLTYDKMVNNIKEVKAREASVLAIADEKDSEIEKFVDWIIRVPTTEEVFYPMLSTVVVQLISYYIAKARNCSIDQPRNLAKSVTVE, from the coding sequence ATGTGCGGAATCGTAGGATACAGCGGCAGGAGGGAAGCTGCTCCCATACTTATTGACTCTTTGAAACGATTAGAATACAGGGGTTATGACTCTGCAGGAATTGCCATTCTTAACAAAGGTGGCATTGAGGTGTACAAGGACAAAGGGAAAATCTCTGAACTTGAAAAGAGCCTACCAGATTTACATGGGACCGTTGGAATAGGGCACACCAGATGGGCAACGCATGGCAAGCCTGATAAAGTAAATGCACATCCTCACAGTTCTGGAAATATTTCTGTCGTCCATAATGGAATTGTTGAAAACTACCAGCAATTGAAGGAAAAACTCCAACAATCCGGATATTTGTTTGTATCCGAGACAGACACCGAGGCTCTGGCGCATCTCATTAACCATAATTATAAGAATAATCTTGCGGATGCAGTGATCTCAGCACTCAAAGAAGTTAAGGGATCCTATGCTATAGCTGCCATTTCCGGCTCTGAACTGGTCGCTGCAAGAAAGGACAGCCCTCTTGTAATAGGGGTGGGTGAAAATGAGAATTTTGTTGCTTCCGATGTACCTGCCATTTTGAAGTACACACGTAAGATGATATATCTAAATGACATGGAGGTTGCCTCCATCACCCCAGAAAGCGTATCTATTATCGATAGCAGTGGAAATCCTGTTCAGAAAATGGAGCATATCATACATTGGGATCTGGAGGCGGCTGAAAAATCGGGTTATGAGCATTTTATGCTGAAGGAGATCCATGAACAGCCCAGGGCACTTCATGAGACTTTCGCGGGCAGGATATCGGAAATGGAGGGGGCCATCTCTCTGGAAGGTATGAATTTGACAGAGACTCAGATCATGGAAATATCAAGAATCAGCATTATTGCCTGCGGGACATCTTTCAATGCAGGATTGCTCGGAAAGAACCTGTTCGAACAATTTGCTCAGGTTCATGTAGATGTTGAAATAGCCTCCGAGTTCAGGTATTCCCATTCTTCACCCGGATCACTGGTCATTGTCATATCCCAGTCAGGAGAGACTGCGGATACACTTGCTGCTCTTCGTGAAGCCAAGAGTTCAGGATGTAAGACCCTGGCAATTACGAATGTTATGGGAAGTACGATCACAAGGGAAGTGGACAGCGTTATATATACAAGGTCAGGGCCTGAAATAGGTGTCGCCGCGACAAAAACTTTTATCTCCCAGCTTGGGGTGCTATATCTTCTGGCGTTTTATTTCGGGAAGATAAAAGGCAATATCAGCAGAGACAGGATGAAACAATTGCTTGGCTCCATGAAACAGATTCCAGGACAGATAACGCGAATCCTCAATAATAAGGAGAACATAATAAAATATTCTGAGCATTTTTCATCATCTTTGGATTTCTTTTTTATAGGGCGCACACTGAATTATCCGATAGCACTTGAAGGGGCTTTGAAGCTCAAAGAAATCTCCTACATCCATGCAGAAGGTTATCCTGCCGGGGAGCTCAAGCACGGTCCACTTGCCTTGATAACGAAAAACACACCGGTCGTGGCGATAGCCACCAGAGGGTTGACTTACGATAAAATGGTGAATAACATCAAGGAAGTAAAAGCAAGGGAAGCTTCAGTGCTTGCAATTGCAGATGAGAAAGATAGCGAAATTGAGAAATTCGTGGATTGGATTATAAGAGTCCCAACAACTGAGGAGGTTTTTTATCCCATGCTTTCAACAGTAGTGGTCCAACTGATTTCTTACTATATTGCAAAAGCACGCAATTGTTCTATAGATCAGCCCAGAAATCTTGCGAAAAGCGTAACAGTGGAATGA
- the glmM gene encoding phosphoglucosamine mutase, translating to MMFGSSGIRGIANREITPQLALNFGLAVGSICPDVVIGHDPRIAGEMIENAIVSGLLSAGSEVTRIGMVPTPTLAIASRDHDCGIMVTASHNPARYIGMKIFKKGMSFGTKEQAEIEDILKKERFKYASWEKTGDLREIGTALRDHSKIILKNIKSSSLKVVVDCGSGAASVITPYVLREIGCEVITLNSQPDGHFPGREPEPVDETLGTLKSTVKSAGADLGIAHDGDADRMMAVDNKGLFVSGDKMLAFFAVREAKKSIAVPVDTSRVLDDLLTGIRISRTKVGDVYVAEELNRIKGEFGGEPSGAWIFPKISLCPDGIYAAARLVDIVESEGDFGELLASIPEYPVKRGALLCKDKKEAMARIAEGLGGLGNISSLDGVRVDLPDGWILVRPSGTEPKIRMMVESETRCDELYAIAEKIVKEAID from the coding sequence ATGATGTTCGGATCTTCAGGAATACGAGGGATTGCAAATAGGGAAATAACCCCACAACTGGCTCTCAATTTCGGGCTTGCGGTGGGTAGCATCTGCCCTGATGTGGTGATAGGACATGACCCAAGAATAGCGGGCGAGATGATAGAAAATGCAATTGTATCTGGCTTGCTTTCGGCGGGAAGCGAGGTGACCAGGATAGGTATGGTCCCCACACCCACACTTGCTATTGCTTCAAGGGATCATGATTGCGGCATAATGGTCACAGCTTCGCATAACCCCGCACGGTATATCGGGATGAAGATCTTCAAGAAAGGGATGTCGTTTGGGACAAAAGAGCAGGCTGAAATCGAAGACATACTGAAGAAAGAAAGATTCAAGTATGCAAGCTGGGAGAAAACGGGCGATCTGCGAGAAATCGGAACTGCTTTGAGAGACCACAGCAAGATTATACTAAAAAATATTAAGAGTTCGAGTTTGAAAGTCGTGGTTGATTGTGGAAGTGGCGCAGCTTCAGTCATCACTCCGTATGTGTTGAGGGAGATTGGATGTGAGGTAATTACCCTTAATTCCCAGCCAGACGGGCATTTTCCGGGAAGGGAGCCCGAACCCGTGGACGAGACGCTTGGCACGCTGAAATCCACAGTCAAATCTGCCGGGGCAGACCTGGGCATCGCCCATGATGGAGATGCGGACAGAATGATGGCCGTTGACAATAAAGGGCTTTTTGTCAGCGGGGATAAGATGCTTGCCTTCTTTGCAGTGCGTGAAGCCAAAAAGTCCATTGCAGTGCCGGTCGATACATCACGGGTCCTTGACGACCTCCTCACAGGGATAAGGATTTCGCGCACTAAGGTCGGGGATGTATATGTCGCGGAAGAACTCAATCGGATAAAGGGGGAATTCGGCGGTGAACCCTCGGGGGCATGGATTTTTCCAAAGATATCCTTATGTCCTGACGGTATCTATGCAGCCGCAAGGCTTGTTGATATCGTGGAGAGCGAAGGGGATTTCGGCGAACTTCTGGCCTCTATACCCGAGTATCCTGTAAAAAGGGGCGCTCTACTGTGCAAGGATAAAAAAGAGGCCATGGCAAGAATAGCTGAAGGATTGGGAGGGCTTGGCAATATTAGTTCTCTTGACGGCGTAAGAGTGGACCTTCCTGACGGGTGGATCCTTGTGCGTCCCAGCGGTACCGAGCCAAAAATAAGAATGATGGTTGAATCTGAGACACGGTGCGATGAATTGTATGCCATTGCAGAGAAAATCGTAAAGGAGGCAATAGATTGA
- a CDS encoding radical SAM protein, producing MKLCLINPSWTTVKGYEDSIRVPFPLGLAYIASFLQSQGIEVKIIDALADGWRSRNYEPNNIIRVGLTHNQVVEMVSGFAPDAVGISCMFTSQSNNLHELAGAIKNEMPDVPIIAGGAHACAVPQDVLGDPNIDFVVQGEGEYTMLELMRHLEGSADIMEVKGVHLKKENRMIFTGPRPPILDLDSLPLPAYELLPMNEYFKSGEMGLAPRSVTNKRWISVITSRGCPYRCNFCSVHQVTGRKWRSRSPDNVLDEIEHVTGKYGVKHIFFEDDNLTFDTSRAETLFKGLIDRKIDITWETPNGVRADRLTPNLVDVMKRSGCTGLTIAVESGDQDFLYNTIRKNLDLKKLETAAKIIKDKKIDLCAFFIIGIPGETETTVRKTINFSRKLARNGVRPYFNIAVPLMGTEMYLDAMAKGYLVKEKIEPADYLMAMQKPLLHTKDYDPAKLLAWRKEAMMAAALELVIHNPSSLFASETFLRLKRQPFTILRNIKILFRGTC from the coding sequence ATGAAACTTTGTCTTATTAATCCCTCATGGACTACCGTGAAAGGTTATGAAGACAGTATTCGAGTACCTTTTCCACTCGGATTGGCATATATCGCTTCTTTTCTGCAGAGTCAAGGGATTGAGGTAAAGATTATCGATGCTCTGGCAGATGGTTGGCGTTCCAGGAATTATGAGCCAAATAATATCATAAGGGTAGGCCTTACGCATAATCAGGTCGTTGAAATGGTTTCAGGGTTTGCGCCTGATGCAGTGGGTATTTCGTGCATGTTCACGTCCCAATCCAACAATCTTCATGAATTGGCCGGTGCGATTAAAAATGAAATGCCGGATGTGCCAATAATAGCAGGGGGTGCACATGCTTGCGCAGTTCCACAAGATGTTCTGGGGGACCCCAATATAGATTTCGTGGTCCAGGGGGAAGGCGAATATACGATGCTTGAGCTCATGCGCCATCTGGAGGGAAGCGCTGATATCATGGAAGTTAAAGGGGTTCATTTGAAAAAAGAAAACAGGATGATTTTCACGGGGCCACGGCCGCCGATTCTGGACCTGGATTCACTCCCGCTGCCAGCTTATGAACTCCTCCCGATGAATGAATATTTCAAATCAGGAGAAATGGGACTTGCACCCAGGTCAGTCACCAATAAAAGATGGATTTCTGTAATTACCAGCCGGGGATGTCCCTACAGGTGCAACTTTTGTTCAGTCCATCAGGTAACAGGAAGGAAGTGGCGCTCAAGATCACCGGATAACGTTCTTGATGAAATTGAACATGTCACAGGAAAATATGGTGTTAAACATATTTTCTTCGAGGATGACAATCTTACGTTTGACACATCGAGAGCAGAAACCTTATTTAAAGGATTAATTGATAGAAAGATTGACATAACCTGGGAAACCCCTAATGGCGTCAGAGCCGATAGGCTTACCCCCAATCTCGTTGACGTTATGAAAAGATCTGGATGCACAGGACTGACAATAGCAGTGGAATCCGGAGACCAGGATTTTCTATATAATACCATAAGGAAGAATCTCGATCTTAAAAAACTGGAAACCGCCGCAAAAATCATAAAAGATAAAAAAATTGATCTGTGCGCATTTTTCATAATAGGAATTCCGGGGGAAACGGAAACTACTGTTAGGAAGACAATAAATTTTTCGCGGAAACTGGCAAGGAATGGTGTCCGTCCGTATTTCAATATCGCTGTTCCCCTGATGGGGACAGAGATGTATTTGGATGCAATGGCTAAAGGATATTTGGTGAAAGAGAAAATTGAACCTGCAGATTACCTGATGGCAATGCAGAAGCCCTTACTCCATACAAAAGATTACGACCCGGCAAAACTACTGGCATGGAGAAAAGAAGCAATGATGGCTGCTGCACTGGAATTGGTAATACACAACCCGTCTTCCCTTTTCGCATCGGAAACATTCTTAAGGCTGAAAAGACAACCTTTTACCATACTAAGAAATATCAAAATACTATTCCGGGGCACTTGCTAA
- a CDS encoding sugar phosphate nucleotidyltransferase, translating into MKAVILAAGKGTRMGPLTENMPKVMLPIANKPILEHIILNLEAAGIIDFLIVVGYHKEKIIEYFDNGRSLGVNIEYIEQQSQNGTADAIKTAREHINGRFLVSNGDVIAGISDIKKIINAEGEAILAAKKVANPEAYGILYIKGKKVEKIIEKPKNPGSDLANAGIYVFEPSIFDAIDSTVPSPRGEYEITDSIQFIIDSGKEVCYTPLEHWQDIGFPWHLLEANEKILMDGEEVQWEIRGEVERYVTLNGKVAIGKDTIVRNGAYIEGPVVIGDNCDIGPNCYIRAATSIGDYARIGNAAEVKNSIVMKRTHIGHLSYVGDSIIGEGCNFGAGTKVANLRHDGRTVLVELGGKRFDSGRRKLGAIMGDNVHTGINSMINVGATIACGSYIDPGQFIKGSMK; encoded by the coding sequence TTGAAGGCAGTTATCCTTGCTGCGGGGAAAGGAACGAGGATGGGCCCTCTCACGGAGAACATGCCCAAAGTCATGCTGCCCATTGCGAATAAACCCATTCTGGAACATATAATCCTGAACCTGGAAGCTGCTGGCATAATTGATTTCTTAATAGTTGTTGGATATCATAAGGAAAAAATAATCGAGTATTTTGATAACGGCAGAAGTCTGGGTGTGAATATAGAATACATCGAACAGCAGAGTCAAAATGGGACTGCCGATGCCATAAAAACAGCAAGAGAGCACATTAATGGGAGGTTTCTCGTAAGCAATGGTGATGTGATCGCAGGAATATCTGATATCAAAAAAATCATTAACGCTGAGGGGGAAGCTATTCTGGCTGCGAAGAAAGTGGCAAATCCTGAAGCTTACGGAATACTGTACATTAAAGGGAAAAAAGTGGAAAAAATAATCGAAAAACCGAAAAACCCTGGCTCTGACCTTGCAAATGCGGGTATCTACGTTTTTGAGCCGTCCATCTTTGATGCTATTGATTCTACGGTTCCTTCCCCCCGCGGGGAATATGAGATCACGGATTCCATCCAGTTCATTATCGATTCAGGAAAAGAAGTATGCTATACGCCTCTTGAACACTGGCAGGATATAGGGTTTCCCTGGCACCTGCTCGAAGCCAATGAAAAGATCCTGATGGATGGAGAGGAAGTACAATGGGAGATAAGGGGCGAGGTCGAACGTTACGTGACACTGAATGGTAAAGTAGCCATAGGCAAGGATACCATCGTAAGGAACGGCGCATATATAGAGGGCCCCGTGGTCATCGGAGATAACTGCGATATAGGTCCCAACTGCTACATCAGGGCGGCTACCAGCATTGGAGATTACGCAAGGATCGGCAACGCCGCAGAGGTGAAGAACAGCATAGTGATGAAAAGAACCCATATAGGGCATTTGAGCTACGTGGGGGACAGCATCATCGGAGAGGGCTGCAATTTTGGTGCAGGGACAAAGGTGGCGAATCTGCGGCACGATGGAAGGACTGTACTTGTGGAACTGGGAGGAAAGAGATTCGATTCAGGGAGGAGAAAATTGGGCGCGATTATGGGAGACAATGTTCACACCGGCATAAACAGCATGATAAATGTGGGTGCAACGATAGCATGCGGTTCATACATCGATCCCGGTCAATTTATTAAAGGCTCTATGAAATAA